CTTGATTGCAGCTTCGAGCAAGGATCGGCGATCGATAATTGCGCTTGTTGAGATCGTTCTCCCATTGAGCCAATCCCAAAACCGTTGCTCTTCAAGTGGAGAAGCTGTCACCGCAGCCAGAAAGCCTTTCCCTTTAGTCGAACTGAACTGTTGTTTCACAGTTTCTAATTCACTCGGTTCTAATTCTGGGCAAGGTTGCTGCTGTTGCCACCGCTCGATCCATTGTTCTAGCTGATAGCGTAACGATCGCTGCTGCTCCTGTTGGATCGCTTGCTGTTGAGATTCGTTTCCAATCGTTTGAGTTCTTGATGGTAGGCTTCGAGATCGATCGTCGGTGGTTCTCTGTCTGCGGTAGAGTCAGCCGCCGCAATCGCAGCCGTTACTGCTTGAATCGCAGGATAATTGTGGAGTTGAGTGTTGATTGTCTGCTCTAGTGCTTCTGCTGTCTGACCAATGAGGAAGTAGGGATCGGCAGCTAACTTGCGGAGCAGTGCTTTTCCGCGTTTGCGAACTTGGTCGATCGACCGCAACAGGATTTCATACAAATGTCTCGCTCGACTCGCAATCTGAGCTAAATCCACGTCATTGGCTTCCCGCCAAACTGCACAGCAGATGAATTGACTAAGTTCAGCACAGGTGTAAAGATAAACAGTGCGCGGCTCCCGTGGATTAAAGTGAAGTGGATCCAAATGGTTAGACAGTTTGAGGGGAGAGTTAAGCTCTAACCCAAGGATCGACACTCGCTCCATCAAGCAAGTTCAAGCGATTTCAAACTTTTCCAATAAACAGTATTAGGAGTTTGATAATCTAATGCTTGATGAAATCTCTGTTCATTATACCATTTAAACCATTTGTTGACCTCAAATCTTAAATGTTTCCCATCATCAAAATCTAGTAAGTAAATCAATTCATATTTGAGCGAGCGCCATAAACGTTCAATAAAGATATTGTCATGACATCTTCCTCTACCATCCATACTAATTTTGACATTGACTTGTTTCAAGCATTGAGTAAAGTCAGTTGAGGTAAATTGACTACCTTGGTCGCTATTAAAGATGTTTGGTTTTCCATAGATAGATAAGGCTTCTGATAAAGCATCCAGACAAAAATCTACCTCCATCGTGTTGCTAATCCTCCATGACAGCACTTTTCGAGAGTACCAGTCCATGATTGCTACCAAATAAAAATGTCCTTTCCTCACAGGCAAATAAGTAATGTCCGTACACCAAACTTGATTGGCTGTCTCTACCGCTAATCCTCTTAGCAAATACGGATAGATTTGATGAGCTGGATGGGAAATAGTTGTGCGTTTTCTCGGATAAACTATTTGTAATCCTAATTGACGCATCAGGCGAATTACTCGTTTGCGATTAATTTCGTAGCCCAGTGAACGCAAATACACCGTCAATTTTCGACTCCCATAAAAAGGGGTTTTTAAGTATTGCTCATCCAATAAACGCAACAGCATCAATTCCTCATCTGAGATTTCTTGTGGCTGATAGTAATAGCTTGAACGAGCAATTCTCAATAGTTGGCATTGTCGGACGATGCTTAGTTGTGGATGGTCAGTCACTACCAAGGCTTTTCGTTCTTCAACCCCAACCGTGCTGACCTGTTGGCTAAAAAATCCCGTTCTACCTTCAACTGCCCAATCTGCCGATACAACTCGTCTATTTGGGCTTGTTGGCTCTCCTCAACTTTATTTGCCTCACTACCCTTCTCAAATAGCGTACTAGCTTCCTCTAACAACTGCCGCTTCCAGTTGTTAATCATGGTTGGATGCACTTCGTGCTGGCTTGCCAATTCTGAAACGGTTTTCTCACCTCGAATAGCTTCTAGTGCGACTTTGGCTTTAAATTGTGGGCTGTACTGCTTGCGTTTGTTACTCATGAACTACTCTTGTCATCTTTTGAGTGGTTCAGAGCTTAACCCCCTGTCCAGTTTTTGGGGACCACTTCAAAGCAAACATAAACACTTCGACCAATCCAAGTCGCAAGCTCTGCTGCAACATAAAGCCGTCCTCCGACCGAAATCCCTTGTCGTCCGACTTTTCGCATTCCCGATTTCCCAGGTGCTGCCATCATCAGGAAGTCGAGTTCACGCGGATTTTGAATTGTGCGCTGTATCCAATCTTGACCCATTGCTTCTGACAGCACTTCGAGCGGAGATTTACCTTCCAATCCAATGCCGGGTCGTCCATGCGATCGCTGCTCATATTCGACGCACCAGAGATCGCACCATTGCTGAAATTCGTCGATCGACATTGCTAGTTCAATCGCAGGACGATTCTCTGACGATCGTAAGGTTTGGCGATCGCTGACATTGTGACCCACGAAGAAAGGATTTTTGACTAAATCACGATGCTGAAAGGTGCGATTGAAGCGTTCGACAAACGGCTTTTGCTCAGGATGTCCAGGCAAGCAGCGTAAATCTTCGGTTTCCACTCCTAAGTTGGAGAGAAAGCGTTGCACCCGGCGACTGAGATATTCTTTGCCGTGATCTGTGCGAATGTGGTCAGGAACGCCCCACTTGAGAATCGCAGTCGCAATCAGCAAGCAAACTGCTTCCGTATCGGAGTGTTTGGTAGCGTACAGCATCACACGCCGCGTAAAGACATCGATACAAGCAATCACAAAGGCGCGAGTCAGTTGTACAGTTTCAGCAACTTCCGTCTTGCAATTGATATCCACCCGCATCGAGTCAAGTTCCCAGACGTGATTCGGATAAAATACGGACTGCGATCTCGATCCAAAGGCTGGACTGACTAACCCTTTGGTGCGATCTGGAGTCAGATACAATGCCCACTCCTGCGGATGTCCCAACCGAAATCGTCGTAACCAATCGCGCAATTGACCGAGTGAAACCTGATTGGGATCTAATCCAAACTCAAGCTGTAAGATTTCATAGATTTGGCTTGCGCCCCAATGTTTTCCGCCTGCGACAAGGCAGGTTTTAATTGCAGCTTGAAGGTCATAGTCTGCATCAATTCTGCCCCTGCCGCGCCGATGCCCATACTTGCCGCCCAATGCTGTAATCCGATCGGCAGTGCGGCGTAGTTTCTGCTTGGCTTTGAGCGAACTACGTGAGAGCTTGGGCAGAACCGCATAAACCCAATCGGGTAATTCTAATTGTTGTTGATTGTAAGCATCAACGAATGCAACATCTCGCTCCAACTTGGTTTTGAAATGGGCAGGGTTAATCTCAGTCTCATATAGTCTTAGGATTACTAACCAAGCATCTGTGCGATCGTTGATTGTCGTTCTAAGCTTCGGTCTGGATTCAG
Above is a window of Chroococcidiopsis sp. SAG 2025 DNA encoding:
- a CDS encoding IS3 family transposase (programmed frameshift); translated protein: MSNKRKQYSPQFKAKVALEAIRGEKTVSELASQHEVHPTMINNWKRQLLEEASTLFEKGSEANKVEESQQAQIDELYRQIGQLKVERGFFSQQVSTVGVEERKALVVTDHPQLSIVRQCQLLRIARSSYYYQPQEISDEELMLLRLLDEQYLKTPFYGSRKLTVYLRSLGYEINRKRVIRLMRQLGLQIVYPRKRTTISHPAHQIYPYLLRGLAVETANQVWCTDITYLPVRKGHFYLVAIMDWYSRKVLSWRISNTMEVDFCLDALSEALSIYGKPNIFNSDQGSQFTSTDFTQCLKQVNVKISMDGRGRCHDNIFIERLWRSLKYELIYLLDFDDGKHLRFEVNKWFKWYNEQRFHQALDYQTPNTVYWKSLKSLELA
- a CDS encoding DDE-type integrase/transposase/recombinase, which codes for MRMLNDCHRTNAQRWYSASELSGLPGMPSAPHNVTRKAKLEGWKSRSRQGRGGGNEYAHNSLPALTQAALNESNTQIELVAQAAIHQPESRPKLRTTINDRTDAWLVILRLYETEINPAHFKTKLERDVAFVDAYNQQQLELPDWVYAVLPKLSRSSLKAKQKLRRTADRITALGGKYGHRRGRGRIDADYDLQAAIKTCLVAGGKHWGASQIYEILQLEFGLDPNQVSLGQLRDWLRRFRLGHPQEWALYLTPDRTKGLVSPAFGSRSQSVFYPNHVWELDSMRVDINCKTEVAETVQLTRAFVIACIDVFTRRVMLYATKHSDTEAVCLLIATAILKWGVPDHIRTDHGKEYLSRRVQRFLSNLGVETEDLRCLPGHPEQKPFVERFNRTFQHRDLVKNPFFVGHNVSDRQTLRSSENRPAIELAMSIDEFQQWCDLWCVEYEQRSHGRPGIGLEGKSPLEVLSEAMGQDWIQRTIQNPRELDFLMMAAPGKSGMRKVGRQGISVGGRLYVAAELATWIGRSVYVCFEVVPKNWTGG